From the genome of Perca fluviatilis chromosome 1, GENO_Pfluv_1.0, whole genome shotgun sequence, one region includes:
- the LOC120558516 gene encoding lipopolysaccharide-induced tumor necrosis factor-alpha factor homolog, with product MANTLVSVVTVSPLGDSPVQVVCPGCHQTVLSKVDYSSGLLTYLFCGGLFFCGFVLGCCLIPFCVDRLKDAKHTCPTCKTALGVYKRL from the exons ATGGCAAATACACTGGTGTCAGTCG TGACAGTCTCCCCATTGGGAGACAGTCCAGTTCAGGTTGTCTGTCCCGGGTGTCATCAGACAGTACTCTCCAAGGTGGACTACTCCTCTGGTTTGCTCACTTACCTTTTCTGTGGAGGACTCTTCTTCTGTGG CTTTGTTTTAGGTTGCTGTCTCATCCCGTTCTGTGTGGACCGGCTGAAAGATGCAAAGCACACCTGTCCTACCTGCAAGACTGCCCTTGGCGTGTATAAACGCCTATAA